In Daphnia pulex isolate KAP4 chromosome 7, ASM2113471v1, one genomic interval encodes:
- the LOC124196657 gene encoding uncharacterized protein LOC124196657 — protein sequence MQLIRRSMFGESNVDDMNRGIKEVADSFDRARKAQDVFRDSIENGFRWLEKKGSTCTDILKGAYPDCIAQGNSNCESLKTMSNAPCGIFSEDRITESLLGIRGRIANWISNAIRMRVGILFEMKSTNYVEDELVNAWAPFKAAMNTGSNLIDLVYDFVTTYVLKYMGLIILIIWPFGYILCYNRGPLEFDNVYIPEEEQEKEHNQVNEETPNQVRFLPLQLGIETDKIQMVPAWIPSPGEIVKGIKALIFVVDLIIILSILYLDFFYTELVDSLYFGSINLFNRYQGNIFDIVRQPLSEAKGMHYIGQILLEQLDSLQQAAGLGRMMACARRAPPIDYTYEIFIFALLMRLFYIFSQIKLAWIPSMICARYNEMRHKQRMRCLKARTLLRRENYIPPTSFPWMRSFFRSFYNFCSIDLVPSWVRSLMNARETYNL from the coding sequence ATGCAGCTGATTCGACGATCCATGTTCGGCGAATCCAACGTTGACGACATGAACCGCGGAATAAAAGAAGTGGCCGATAGCTTCGACCGAGCCAGAAAAGCCCAGGACGTTTTCCGTGACAGTATCGAAAATGGATTTCGCTGGCTCGAGAAAAAGGGCTCAACCTGCACAGACATCTTAAAGGGAGCCTATCCCGATTGCATAGCCCAGGGCAACTCCAATTGCGAGTCATTGAAAACGATGAGCAATGCCCCATGCGGGATATTTTCTGAGGACAGGATCACCGAATCGTTGCTTGGAATTAGAGGTCGTATCGCCAACTGGATTTCTAACGCAATTCGAATGCGCGTTGGTATCCTTTTTGAGATGAAATCGACAAACTACGTCGAGGATGAACTTGTCAATGCCTGGGCACCGTTTAAGGCAGCCATGAACACCGGCTCCAATTTGATTGATCTAGTTTACGACTTTGTTACGACATACGTTCTCAAGTACATGGGCCTAATCATTTTGATAATCTGGCCATTTGGTTACATCCTTTGTTACAATCGCGGTCCGCTCGAATTCGATAACGTGTACATCCCCGAAGAAGAGCAAGAAAAGGAGCACAATCAAGTCAACGAAGAAACTCCAAACCAAGTTCGATTCCTACCGTTACAACTTGGCATCGAGACagataaaattcaaatggtgCCGGCCTGGATTCCATCGCCAGGAGAAATTGTTAAAGGGATCAAAGCGCTCATCTTTGTCGTAGACTTGATAATAATTCTGTCAATCTTATATCTGGATTTCTTCTACACTGAGCTGGTGGACAGCTTGTACTTCGGTTCAATCAACCTATTCAACCGCTATCAAGGAAACATCTTCGACATAGTTCGGCAGCCTTTATCAGAAGCTAAAGGCATGCACTACATTGGACAAATCCTCCTAGAACAATTGGATAGTCTTCAGCAAGCAGCCGGACTGGGACGAATGATGGCTTGCGCCCGTCGAGCACCGCCTATCGATTATACTtacgaaattttcattttcgctCTGCTGATGCGTTTGTTTTACATCTTCTCGCAAATTAAATTGGCATGGATCCCGTCTATGATATGCGCACGATACAACGAGATGCGTCACAAGCAGAGAATGCGTTGTCTCAAAGCCCGGACCCTCTTACGACGAGAGAATTACATCCCACCGACTTCATTTCCTTGGATGAGATCCTTTTTTCGATCTTTTTATAACTTCTGCTCGATAGATTTAGTCCCCTCATGGGTACGCTCTTTGATGAACGCTAGGGAGACATACAATCTGTAA
- the LOC124197524 gene encoding cryptochrome-1-like isoform X2 — MNVLWFRRGLRIHDNPALLSALENSKDFIALFVFDTTFQDPGYKPYHMNGFLLECLQDLNESLKSVGTKLHVFQGCPLEVFRHLHNIKPINKLCFIQDCEPIFHERDIAAKNIEVYEHVAHTLWDPMDIIASNGGTPPLTYEMFVHVAMSVGDPPKPVADPEWKGVKFLTLEPFESNRFTLFGGVPTLSQIGVPENPVGCRGRRIFGGETNALKHFAIRLQAEETAFRSGFYQPNQARPDLLGPPLSLSAAISVGAISVRLFYWKIHEIFDKVNRGNPPAWLGITGQIIWRDYFYAMSRMNPKFDKEVDNPICLQIPWVENEEFFEKWKNGQTGYPFIDAGMRQLNQEGWMHHSVRNAVAMFLTRGDLWLNWDIGAEYMANQLVDSDWSVNSGNWMWVSSSAFERLLDCSVCINSVLYGKRLEPSGDYIRRYVPELANFEFEYIHEPWKAPINIQRTANCIIGQDYPARMVVHEEVLPRNLEWMKEFRQKFKETPAHCQPSSNSEVYKFFCLPDDSLPF; from the exons ATGAATGTATTATGGTTTCGACGAGGATTGAGGATTCACGACAATCCTGCACTTCTGTCTGCATTGGAAAATTCCAAGGATTTCATAGCACTGTTTGTATTTGACACAACATTTCAAG ATCCTGGATACAAGCCGTACCATATGAATGGATTCTTGCTGGAATGCTTGCAAGATTTAAATGAAAGTCTTAAAAGTGTTGGGACCAAGCTACATGTTTTTCAAGGATGCCCGCTGGAAGTTTTTCGTCACCTGCACAATATTAAGCCCATTAACAAACTTTGCTTCATCCAGGATTGTGAGCCTATCTTTCATGAAAGAGACATTGCTGCAAAAA ATATTGAAGTTTATGAACATGTTGCTCATACTCTGTGGGATCCTATGGATATTATAGCATCTAATGGTGGGACTCCACCTCTTACTTATGAAATGTTTGTG catGTTGCAATGTCAGTTGGAGATCCACCTAAACCAGTAGCTGATCCTGAATGGAAAGGTGTCAAATTTCTCACCCTAGAACCATTTGAATCCAACAGGTTTACT CTATTTGGCGGAGTACCCACTCTAAGTCAAATTGGGGTACCAGAAAATCCGGTTGGTTGTCGTGGACGAAGAATTTTTGGTGGAGAAACTAACGCACTAAAACACTTCGCCATCAGATTGCAGGCCGAAGAAACCGCTTTCCGGAGTGGCTTCTATCAGCCAAACCAAGCTCGACCTGATTTGCTTGGTCCACCATTATCGTTGAGCGCAGCTATCTCAGTGGGAGCTATCTCAGTCCGGct attCTATTGgaaaattcacgaaattttTGATAAAGTAAATCGAGGAAACCCTCCTGCTTGGCTGGGCATTACAGGCCAGATTATTTGGCGCGATTACTTCTATGCCATGAGCCGGATGAATCCCAAGTTCGATAAGGAAGTGGATAACCCCATCTGTTTACAAATTCCTTGGGTTGAAAACGAagagttttttgaaaaatggaaaaatggtCAAACCGGATATCCTTTCATTGATGCTGGGATGAGGCAACTTAATCAAGAAG gatggATGCACCATTCCGTTCGCAATGCTGTAGCTATGTTTCTAACTCGTGGAGATTTGTGGCTCAATTGGGACATTGGCGCCGAGTACATGGCAAATCAACTGGTAGATTCCGACTGGTCAGTTAACTCTGGCAACTGGATGTGGGTGTCAAGCTCAGCTTTTGAGCGCTTACTCGATTGCTCTGTCTGTATCAATTCGGTATTATATGGCAAGCGACTGGAGCCATCAGGAGACTACATTCGTAGATACGTTCCGGAGTTAGCCAACTTTGAATTCGAGTATATTCACGAGCCATGGAAGGCTCCCATTAATATTCAGCGTACTGCCAATTGTATAATAG GCCAAGATTACCCTGCTCGAATGGTGGTTCACGAAGAGGTGTTACCTCGAAATCTGGAATGGATGAAGGAATTTcgtcaaaaatttaaagaaactCCTGCTCACTGCCAGCCTTCGTCCAATAGCGAAGtatataaatttttctgtCTGCCAGATGACAGTCTCCCTTTCTGA
- the LOC124197524 gene encoding cryptochrome-1-like isoform X1, translated as MNVLWFRRGLRIHDNPALLSALENSKDFIALFVFDTTFQDPGYKPYHMNGFLLECLQDLNESLKSVGTKLHVFQGCPLEVFRHLHNIKPINKLCFIQDCEPIFHERDIAAKNFCSELDIEVYEHVAHTLWDPMDIIASNGGTPPLTYEMFVHVAMSVGDPPKPVADPEWKGVKFLTLEPFESNRFTLFGGVPTLSQIGVPENPVGCRGRRIFGGETNALKHFAIRLQAEETAFRSGFYQPNQARPDLLGPPLSLSAAISVGAISVRLFYWKIHEIFDKVNRGNPPAWLGITGQIIWRDYFYAMSRMNPKFDKEVDNPICLQIPWVENEEFFEKWKNGQTGYPFIDAGMRQLNQEGWMHHSVRNAVAMFLTRGDLWLNWDIGAEYMANQLVDSDWSVNSGNWMWVSSSAFERLLDCSVCINSVLYGKRLEPSGDYIRRYVPELANFEFEYIHEPWKAPINIQRTANCIIGQDYPARMVVHEEVLPRNLEWMKEFRQKFKETPAHCQPSSNSEVYKFFCLPDDSLPF; from the exons ATGAATGTATTATGGTTTCGACGAGGATTGAGGATTCACGACAATCCTGCACTTCTGTCTGCATTGGAAAATTCCAAGGATTTCATAGCACTGTTTGTATTTGACACAACATTTCAAG ATCCTGGATACAAGCCGTACCATATGAATGGATTCTTGCTGGAATGCTTGCAAGATTTAAATGAAAGTCTTAAAAGTGTTGGGACCAAGCTACATGTTTTTCAAGGATGCCCGCTGGAAGTTTTTCGTCACCTGCACAATATTAAGCCCATTAACAAACTTTGCTTCATCCAGGATTGTGAGCCTATCTTTCATGAAAGAGACATTGCTGCAAAAA atttttgcTCGGAATTAGATATTGAAGTTTATGAACATGTTGCTCATACTCTGTGGGATCCTATGGATATTATAGCATCTAATGGTGGGACTCCACCTCTTACTTATGAAATGTTTGTG catGTTGCAATGTCAGTTGGAGATCCACCTAAACCAGTAGCTGATCCTGAATGGAAAGGTGTCAAATTTCTCACCCTAGAACCATTTGAATCCAACAGGTTTACT CTATTTGGCGGAGTACCCACTCTAAGTCAAATTGGGGTACCAGAAAATCCGGTTGGTTGTCGTGGACGAAGAATTTTTGGTGGAGAAACTAACGCACTAAAACACTTCGCCATCAGATTGCAGGCCGAAGAAACCGCTTTCCGGAGTGGCTTCTATCAGCCAAACCAAGCTCGACCTGATTTGCTTGGTCCACCATTATCGTTGAGCGCAGCTATCTCAGTGGGAGCTATCTCAGTCCGGct attCTATTGgaaaattcacgaaattttTGATAAAGTAAATCGAGGAAACCCTCCTGCTTGGCTGGGCATTACAGGCCAGATTATTTGGCGCGATTACTTCTATGCCATGAGCCGGATGAATCCCAAGTTCGATAAGGAAGTGGATAACCCCATCTGTTTACAAATTCCTTGGGTTGAAAACGAagagttttttgaaaaatggaaaaatggtCAAACCGGATATCCTTTCATTGATGCTGGGATGAGGCAACTTAATCAAGAAG gatggATGCACCATTCCGTTCGCAATGCTGTAGCTATGTTTCTAACTCGTGGAGATTTGTGGCTCAATTGGGACATTGGCGCCGAGTACATGGCAAATCAACTGGTAGATTCCGACTGGTCAGTTAACTCTGGCAACTGGATGTGGGTGTCAAGCTCAGCTTTTGAGCGCTTACTCGATTGCTCTGTCTGTATCAATTCGGTATTATATGGCAAGCGACTGGAGCCATCAGGAGACTACATTCGTAGATACGTTCCGGAGTTAGCCAACTTTGAATTCGAGTATATTCACGAGCCATGGAAGGCTCCCATTAATATTCAGCGTACTGCCAATTGTATAATAG GCCAAGATTACCCTGCTCGAATGGTGGTTCACGAAGAGGTGTTACCTCGAAATCTGGAATGGATGAAGGAATTTcgtcaaaaatttaaagaaactCCTGCTCACTGCCAGCCTTCGTCCAATAGCGAAGtatataaatttttctgtCTGCCAGATGACAGTCTCCCTTTCTGA
- the LOC124197701 gene encoding uncharacterized protein LOC124197701 → MPFKVEQLDNNTSQVEWTVTIKPPAKKVDDETSIEETLQLFLYNSFELCKVTCYLSIEQSKLGECTASLRMEWHGNPTSNGLEGSSGGYRHLPCNISVSVDGSQRNPLKPVWVLEKSSWKSDALVISSNENGELNSSRKLPVNLIFQVKYEPSFCRGEKKALKLLTDLFVHQVDCDVQFQFEGDRRIGGHSKILSVRSQIFAALFQKNTDNADPIVIEDIAPEIFLSLLNYIYCGRISMPLTDETAQKLYVAASKFEIEDLKEDCIDYLLSCLTHDNVNNLITWSRQHSVEKLENAAHAFNEKELVASKKVDTAAATQKVIKNAPIKKSSVAPKSHPPYLVMAVEAIKILKQNSKGSSRQAILNYIVSSFKLGDDSKMANVHLKQALKKGVAQRVLFNTKGAHGAAGSFRLFNPQKDEIDIVTKNNVPPEQFDLPTDKKAKLAASTSSAKKSPVVSVKNPAPKKQRACKVLVPAEWFP, encoded by the exons ATGCCGTTTAAGGTCGAACAATTGGACAACAACACGTCACAAGTCGAGTGGACGGTCACGATCAAACCCCCCGCCAAGAAAGTGGATGACGAGACGTCGATAGAAGAAACACTCCAGTTATTCCTTTACAATTCTTTCGAGTTATGCAAAGTTACGTGCTACTTGTCCATCGAACAATCGAAACTAGGCGAATGCACAGCTTCTTTGCGAATGGAATGGCATGGGAATCCGACTTCGAATGGATTGGAAGGTTCTTCTGGTGGATATCGCCACCTGCCTTGCAACATTTCCGTCAGCGTTGACGGAAGCCAACGCAATCCCTTGAAGCCCGTTTGGGTCTTGGAGAAAAGTTCCTGGAAATCGGACGCACTGGTCATCAGCAGCAACGAAAATGGCGAACTTAACAGCTCGCGAAAATTGCCAGTGAATTTGATCTTCCAAGTTAAGTACGAGCCTAGTTTTTGTCGAGGAGAGAAGAAGGCCTTGAAGCTGCTGACAGATTTGTTTGTTCATCAAGTTGATTGCGATGTTCAGTTTCAATTCGAAGGTGATCGTCGCATTGGCGGACACTCGAAAATCTTGTCGGTTAGGAGTCAAATCTTTGCTGCTCTATTCCAGAAGAACACAGATAATGCTGATCCAATTGTAATTGAAGACATAGCTCCAGAAATTTTCCTAAGTCTTCTCAACTACATTTACTGTGGCCGGATTTCAATGCCTCTGACAGATGAAACGGCTCAGAAATTGTACGTTGCTGCTAGCAAATTTGAGATTGAAGACTTGAAGGAGGATTGCATCGATTATTTGTTGTCTTGCTTGACACACGACAACGTCAACAACCTCATCACCTGGTCAAGGCAGCACTCGGTCGAGAAGTTGGAGAACGCGGCTCACGCCTTTAACGAGAAAGAACTGGTGGCGTCGAAAAAGGTTGATACCGCTGCTGCAACccaaaaagtaatcaaaaatgCCCCAATTAAGAAATCTAGCGTAGCGCCGAAATCTCATCCGCCCTACTTGGTCATGGCCGTAGAAGCCATCAAGATTCTGAAGCAAAATAGCAAAGGTTCGTCTCGCCAGGCCATTCTCAATTACATTGTTTCATCCTTCAAACTCGGTGATGATTCGAAAATGGCCAATGTTCACTTGAAACAAGCACTCAAGAAAGGCGTCGCCCAACGCGTACTGTTTAACACTAAA GGAGCCCATGGAGCTGCAGGATCTTTTCGTTTGTTCAATCcacaaaaagatgaaatagaTATTGTTACTAAGAATAATGTACCGCCCGAACAATTCGACCTTCCAACTGACAAGAAAGCCAAATTGGCCGCCTCAACTTCTTCTGCTAAGAAGTCGCCTGTCGTGAGCGTGAAAAATCCTGCACCTAAGAAGCAAAGGGCCTGCAAAGTCCTCGTCCCAGCCGAATGGTTTCCGTGA
- the LOC124198404 gene encoding speckle-type POZ protein-like: protein MPVTVGEAASGLTSIVWKTKVKHVSQYHTNEKVQLNRFHPCAAYTVTCHLYSQTVNPKKNTYEIELYLVWHRQSTTLSGGEVSVKSENHHRPFAIWGSVDGSDKFKLKELRGAGKKEWMSGLIPFKFSRSSKEKSLPLTCKFWVEFETFSRSQKNALKHVKDLYVQQSNCDVQFRFKGREQLGAHSVILAARSPVFAAMFQHNMKEAITGEVDIEDIQPDIFDQLLHYIYSGRMSKPMTEASAHLLYAAADKYDIADLKKDCVKFLLTCVRVDNVLNLMIWSHNFSITKAKEATVAFAARHGKEICKLESWESLTKNYPELSVLATRRMMENMFTLIVKN from the coding sequence ATGCCAGTAACGGTTGGAGAAGCGGCCAGCGGTCTGACGAGTATcgtttggaaaacaaaagtcaAACACGTTTCGCAGTATCACACAAACGAGAAAGTCCAACTGAATCGTTTCCATCCATGCGCCGCTTACACTGTGACGTGCCATTTGTACAGCCAGACTGTCAATCCCAAGAAAAACACGTACGAAATTGAGCTGTATTTAGTATGGCACAGACAATCGACGACGTTGAGCGGAGGAGAAGTAAGCGTCAAGTCGGAAAATCATCACCGTCCATTCGCCATTTGGGGCAGCGTCGACGGAAGCGACAAGTTTAAACTGAAGGAGTTGAGAGGAGCAGGGAAGAAAGAATGGATGTCTGGATTAATCCCTTTCAAATTCTCTCGTTCTAGCAAAGAGAAGTCGTTGCCGTTGACGTGCAAGTTCTGGGTCGAGTTCGAGACATTCAGCCGGAGCCAGAAGAATGCCCTGAAACACGTCAAGGATTTGTACGTCCAGCAGAGTAATTGCGATGTCCAGTTTCGTTTCAAAGGACGGGAGCAGCTGGGCGCCCATTCTGTCATCCTGGCGGCCAGGAGTCCGGTTTTCGCGGCCATGTTTCAGCACAACATGAAAGAGGCAATCACGGGCGAAGTTGACATTGAAGACATCCAGCCCGACATTTTTGACCAACTGCTCCACTACATCTACTCCGGACGGATGTCGAAACCCATGACGGAAGCTTCTGCCCATCTTCTCTACGCGGCAGCTGACAAATATGACATTGCTGATTTGAAGAAAGATTGCGTCAAATTCCTGTTGACTTGTGTTCGAGTGGACAACGTCCTCAATTTGATGATCTGGTCgcacaatttttcaatcacaaaAGCCAAGGAAGCGACTGTCGCCTTCGCAGCCAGACACGGCAAGGAAATTTGCAAACTGGAAAGTTGGGAGAGTCTGACGAAAAACTACCCGGAGCTGAGTGTGTTGGCGACTCGCCGCATGATGGAAAACATGTTCACcttaattgttaaaaattaa
- the LOC124198191 gene encoding TD and POZ domain-containing protein 1-like, whose amino-acid sequence MASASKIKEGLLHIIWDATYTPSDDFHGFHKVGQNTGKTGNPTQTQVNVSTLTDVVDSFILTCKTEGQQIVLEIEILSRIGKNHTKQIDLETILIHATKDREQQKMTLNQSKLTAMWDASIIFGCRRCITPIRCNYCGKENPLIFHILIDLTPNSVISSKNGTQHVLDHLLTLWNTKTLSDVTFNCQGKSIKAHTLILASGSPVLAAMFQLNLRENQEKVVEINDINPEVFEELLCYIYTGNFNSGRNVDAAELFVAADKYSVETLKEECALVLSRKLKVGNAAQYLVLSYDHYSPKLYEASIDFITKNAKAVCSRKDWMTIIKNYPEICFQVTQLMLSV is encoded by the coding sequence atggCATCAGCCAGCAAAATCAAAGAAGGATTACTTCATATCATTTGGGATGCCACATACACGCCATCAGATGACTTTCACGGATTCCACAAAGTGGGTCAAAATACTGGAAAGACTGGAAATCCTACTCAAACCCAGGTAAACGTTTCAACTCTGACGGATGTCGTTGATTCTTTTATACTCACTTGCAAAACGGAAGGACAGCAAATAGttcttgaaattgaaattctgtcCCGTATTGGAAAAAATCACacgaaacaaattgatttGGAAACTATACTGATTCATGCGACTAAAGATCGCGAACAACAAAAGATGACTTTGAATCAATCAAAACTGACAGCGATGTGGGACGCGTCCATAATTTTCGGATGTAGACGTTGCATCACGCCAATTCGTTGCAATTACTGCGGAAAAGAGAACCcacttatttttcatattctcATTGATTTAACCCCAAATTCTGTGATTTCTTCAAAAAATGGAACACAGCATGTCCTTGATCACTTGTTAACTCTGTGGAATACCAAAACTTTGTCTGATGTCACTTTTAATTGCCAAGGAAAATCCATCAAAGCTCACACCCTAATCCTCGCTTCCGGGAGTCCCGTATTGGCGGCAATGTTTCAACTCAACTTaagagaaaaccaagaaaaagtgGTCGAAATCAATGACATCAACCCCGAGGTTTTCGAAGAGCTTCTTTGTTACATTTACACTGGAAATTTCAACAGCGGAAGAAACGTGGATGCTGCTGAATTGTTTGTCGCGGCAGACAAATATTCGGTTGAGACATTAAAAGAAGAATGCGCTCTTGTTTTATCCCGGAAGCTGAAGGTAGGAAACGCGGCACAGTACCTGGTGTTGTCCTATGACCACTATTCACCAAAACTTTACGAAGCTTCAATAGATTTCATCACAAAAAACGCAAAAGCCGTTTGTTCACGTAAGGATTGGATGACAATTATTAAGAACTATCCAGAAATTTGCTTCCAAGTAACGCAACTTATGCTTAGTGTATAG
- the LOC124198405 gene encoding speckle-type POZ protein-like, producing the protein MDEQQIILEIETVIAGNQKKPFDFETILIHASKDRKDRLQQKMTLNQSKWSATWNVTKNFVFQQLVTQTRCNSCGRESPRLLCFDIFIDFTPDSVISVKKGSRHVLDHLLNLWNTKTLSDVTFNCKNKNIKAHTLILASGSPVLAAMFQHNFRENQEKVVEIKDINPEVFEELLCYIYNGNFNSGRNVDAAELLVAADKYAVEALKEECALVLSRELKVENAAQYLVLAHLHDSPKLHEASLDFISKNAKAICSSKDWMEITKNYPELCFQATQLILGLL; encoded by the coding sequence ATGGATGAGCAACAAATAATTCTTGAAATAGAAACCGTCATTGCtggaaaccagaaaaaaccATTTGACTTTGAAACCATACTAATCCATGCGAGCAAAGATCGCAAAGATCGCTTGCAACAGAAGATGACTTTAAACCAATCGAAATGGTCAGCGACGTGGAacgtaacaaaaaatttcgtttttcagcAGTTAGTAACGCAAACTCGTTGCAATTCCTGCGGAAGAGAAAGCCCACGTCTACtttgttttgatattttcattgattttaccCCAGATTCTGTGATTTCTGTGAAAAAAGGATCAAGGCACGTTCTTgatcacttgttaaatttgtGGAATACCAAAACTTTGTCTGATGTCACTTTCAATTGcaagaacaaaaacattaaagcTCACACTCTAATCCTCGCTTCCGGGAGTCCCGTATTAGCAGCAATGTTTCAGCACAATTTTagagaaaaccaagaaaaagtaGTCGAAATCAAAGATATCAACCCCGAGGTTTTCGAAGAGCTTCTTTGTTACATTTACAATGGAAATTTCAACAGCGGAAGAAACGTGGATGCTGCTGAATTGTTGGTTGCAGCAGACAAATATGCGGTTGAGGCATTAAAGGAAGAGTGCGCTCTTGTTTTATCCCGGGAGTTGAAGGTAGAAAACGCGGCACAGTATCTGGTGCTGGCACATCTTCATGATTCACCAAAACTTCACGAAGCATCATTAGATTTCATCTCTAAGAACGCAAAAGCTATCTGTTCAAGCAAGGATTGGATGGAAATAACCAAGAACTATCCAGAACTTTGCTTCCAGGCCACGCAGCTTATCCTTGGCCTTCTATAG
- the LOC124198406 gene encoding speckle-type POZ protein B-like produces MEGHQIVLEIESESPIGGKQTKQFELKTIQIHATKDRVQQKMTYAQSKWRAKWNVFLNYGFQQSTTQNRCNSCGRESSMGFDILIDLTPDFVISPKKGSKHVLDHLLNLWNTKTLSDVTFSCKNYNIKAHTLILASGSPVLAAMFQHNFRENQEKVVEIKDIDPEIFEELLCYIYTGNFNSGRNVNVAELLVAADKYAVETLKEECALILSRKLKVENAAHYLVLAHLYNSPKLREASLDFISKNAKAICSRKDWMEITKNYPELSFQATQLIIGLL; encoded by the coding sequence ATGGAAGGACATCAAATAGTTCTTGAAATAGAATCTGAATCCCCTATTGGTGGAAAGCAGACGAagcaatttgaattgaaaaccaTACAAATTCATGCGACCAAAGATCGCGTGCAGCAAAAGATGACTTATGCTCAATCCAAATGGAGAGCGAAGTGGAACGTATTCCTAAATTACGGATTTCAACAGAGCACCACGCAAAATCGTTGCAATTCCTGCGGGAGAGAAAGTTCAATGGGTTTTGATATTCTCATTGATTTAACCCCAGATTTTGTGATTTCTccaaaaaaaggatcaaagCATGTCCTTGATCACTTGTTAAATCTGTGGAATACCAAGACTTTGTCTGATGTCACTTTTAGTTGCAAGAACTATAACATCAAAGCTCACACCCTAATCCTCGCTTCCGGAAGTCCCGTATTGGCAGCAATGTTTCAACACAACTTTcgagaaaaccaagaaaaagtgGTCGAAATCAAAGACATCGATCCCGAGATTTTCGAAGAACTTCTTTGTTACATTTACACTGGAAATTTCAACAGCGGAAGAAACGTGAATGTTGCTGAATTGCTAGTTGCAGCAGACAAATATGCGGTTGAGACATTAAAAGAAGAGTGCGCTCTTATTTTATCCCGGAAGTTGAAGGTAGAAAACGCGGCACATTACCTGGTGCTGGCACATCTCTATAATTCACCAAAACTTCGCGAAGCCTCATTAGATTTCATCTCTAAGAACGCAAAAGCTATCTGTTCACGCAAGGATTGGATGGAAATTACCAAGAACTATCCAGAACTTAGCTTCCAGGCCACGCAGCTTATCATTGGTCTTCTATAG